The nucleotide sequence ACGGGTCACTACTTCTCGCTGCTGACGGCATATCGTCGCGGCGACGTCCTGCCGATCGTCAGCGATCTGGCGCTCAGCATCGAGTCCGCCGCGAGGGAGGCCCGGGCCACGGCGCGCACGTTCCTCGCCCTCGAGACCTCCTGGCGCGAGAGCGTACGGCCGCGCGGCGGGAGCTCGGTCGACCGGCTCCTACCGGTGCTCCTGGCCCTGCCGGTGTTCACCGTCGAGCAGATGGTGTCGGCGACAGGACTGCCCGAGCGAAGCATCTACCGCGCCGTCGAGACCCTCGAGGAGCACGGCGTCGTGGAGGCCGTGACGGAGCGAGTCCGCGGCAGGACGTACGCGGTGATGGACGTCCTCGACGAGTTCGGCGACCTCGACGGCCGGATCCGCGAGCGGATCACGCGGCTGCGCGGCCTCCAGCCCGGCGGCGTCTAGCCCTGCGGGGCCGCGGCACTCGACGAGTGCGACCTGGCGGGCACGAAGCACGCGGCGACGGCAGCGGTGAGGATGATCGCACCGGCGACGACGAACGAGACCTGCATGCCGGCGACGAAGTCCGATCCGGCGATCAGCACGCCGAAGACCGCGATCGCGACGGCGCCGCCGACCTGCCGGAACGTGTTGAAGACGGCGCTCGCCGTGCCGGCCCGGGCCGGCGGCACGCTCGCGAGCACGACCGACGTCACCTGCGGCATCGCCACCGAGCCGCCGAGGCCGGTGAAGACCGAACCGATCGCGATCGACCACGGCCAGCCCCAGGGCGCCGCGACGATCAGGAAGACGAGGCCGACCACCATCGTCGCGAGCCCCAGCACGACGGGCATGCGCACTCCGAACCGGTTCGTGAGGGTGCCGCTGACGAGGTTGCCGCAGATGCTGAACGCCGCCGACGGCAGGAAGATCAGCCCGGCCGCCAACGGCGACAGCCCTAGGTGCTGCTGCAGGTAGAGGCTGTTGACGAAGACCGTGCCGAAGTTGCCGACCATGAACGCGAAGCCGACGAGCAGCGCGATCCGCATGCCGCGGGGCCTGAAGAGCGGCAGCGGCATCATCGGGTGCGACACCCGCGCCTGGATCAGCAGGAAGGCCACCAGCGCCGCCGCGGCCAGCACGAACGACGCGACGACCGCAGGATCGCCGAAACCCTGCGCACCTCCCTCGATCAGGCCGAACACGAGCCCGCCCAGCGTCACCAGCGCGGTGACCTGCCCACCCCAGTCGAACGGCGTCGGGCGAGGTGTCGACGGCGACACCGACCGGATCAGGACGAGCATGACGATGCACACCGGCAGATTGATCGCGAACACCAGCCGCCAGTCGATCGTGGTGAGGGCTCCGCCGAGGACCGGGCCCACTGCTCCTGCGACCGCCCCGCCGACCGCCCAGACGCCGAGTGCGTGGGCGCGCTCCCGCGGCTCGGGGAAGGCCTCGCGGATCAGCGCCATCGACGCGGGCAGCATGACCGCCGCGGCCGCACCCTGGAGGGCGCGAGAGGTGATGAGCACGCCGAGCGTCGGGGCGAGCGAGCAGGCGACCGACGCCACGAGGAACCCGGCGATGCCGACGGCGAACGAGCGCTTCGCGCCGATGCGATCGGAGAGGTTGCCGGCGAACAGCAGCAGGGAGGCGAACAGCAGGGTGTAGGCGTCGATGACCCACTGGAGCCCCGAGG is from Frondihabitans australicus and encodes:
- a CDS encoding MFS transporter, with protein sequence MTTTTAAPATSRARRTLAIASLGFFLITLDILIVNVALTRIGRELGGDTSGLQWVIDAYTLLFASLLLFAGNLSDRIGAKRSFAVGIAGFLVASVACSLAPTLGVLITSRALQGAAAAVMLPASMALIREAFPEPRERAHALGVWAVGGAVAGAVGPVLGGALTTIDWRLVFAINLPVCIVMLVLIRSVSPSTPRPTPFDWGGQVTALVTLGGLVFGLIEGGAQGFGDPAVVASFVLAAAALVAFLLIQARVSHPMMPLPLFRPRGMRIALLVGFAFMVGNFGTVFVNSLYLQQHLGLSPLAAGLIFLPSAAFSICGNLVSGTLTNRFGVRMPVVLGLATMVVGLVFLIVAAPWGWPWSIAIGSVFTGLGGSVAMPQVTSVVLASVPPARAGTASAVFNTFRQVGGAVAIAVFGVLIAGSDFVAGMQVSFVVAGAIILTAAVAACFVPARSHSSSAAAPQG